A single window of Haliotis asinina isolate JCU_RB_2024 chromosome 5, JCU_Hal_asi_v2, whole genome shotgun sequence DNA harbors:
- the LOC137284701 gene encoding sodium-coupled monocarboxylate transporter 1-like encodes MEMDYSIYTGRAKAFSVVDYVLFSLTLAASLGIGLFFAIKDRMKLDSEEYLLGGRKMYVIPVALSLLVTFMSALTLLGAPAEIYNYNTMYWWICASFVLAIILAGVVFIPFFFKLGVTSVFEYLEMRFNKAVRILGVVMFLILTLVYMSLVLYAPSLALNVVTGINLWGLLASMGLIATVYTAVGGMKAVLWTDTLQAVIIAVGLFAVLIQGSIVMGGFQNAWNIAANRSRINFHEVNADPTTRHSVWTVVIGGGSLWLSNYGINQAQVQRALSCPSVRKAQLALFVNLIGLIFIVSMCIMIGIVMFAFYADCHHLQFTNLIFSADQLLPLYVMDILGHLQGLPGVFVSCIISGGLSSLSSGFNAISAVIPKDLIQPFCCSKMSDRTVTILCKIIVFIVGVLTIALAFVVSQLGSVMQAAYSVTSVLSGPMFGLFVLGMFFPWANSWGALAGGLTSVTLMVWICIGAYLNKAASGVLSSFSTDGCNWNVTTPSATLATTSAPLNITTDDAALPPPGSSDPFYPLYELSYFNYSPTAVAVVVVVGLVVSFITGRTDPKTLDPRLICPLFDRLFPCMPEIILRPLRCGVNHEGNHDNTTKYTFDNTGGIGDSNKAMSKCHDDSQKPRLNQNDESKNGHTNPAFIQSYL; translated from the exons ATGGAAATGGATTACAGCATCTACACCGGCAGAGCAAAGGCTTTCTCTGTTGTTGACTATGTCCTCTTCTCCCTCACTTTGGCAGCATCGTTAGGGATTGGGCTGTTCTTTGCCATCAAGGACAGAATGAAACTGGATTCGGAGGAGTACCTCTTAGGTGGTCGCAAGATGTATGTAATCCCTGTAGCCTTGTCGCTGCTGGTGACGTTCATGTCCGCCTTGACTTTGCTTGGGGCGCCGGCTGAGATTTACAACTACAATACGATGTACTGGTGGATATGTGCATCGTTTGTGTTAGCAATAATACTGGCAGGTGTAGTGTTCATTCCGTTCTTTTTCAAACTGGGAGTCACGAGTGTCTTTGAG TATCTTGAGATGAGGTTCAACAAAGCTGTCCGCATTCTTGGTGTCGTCATGTTTCTTATACTAACG ctggtgtACATGTCCCTAGTGCTGTATGCGCCGTCCCTGGCTTTAAATGTTG TGACAGGTATAAACCTATGGGGACTACTGGCCTCTATGGGTCTCATAGCTACAGTGTACACTGCTGTG GGAGGCATGAAGGCCGTGTTGTGGACAGACACGCTGCAGGCAGTCATCATCGCCGTTGGGTTGTTTGCGGTTCTTATTCAGGGTTCCATCGTCATGGGAGGCTTCCAGAACGCCTGGAACATTGCTGCCAATAGATCTAGGATCAACTTCCACGA GGTCAATGCTGATCCCACAACACGACATTCTGTATGGACGGTCGTAATCGGTGGAGGTTCCCTGTGGCTGAGCAACTATGGCATCAATCAGGCACAAGTACAGAGGGCTCTCTCCTGTCCGTCAGTCAGGAAGGCGCAGCT TGCTCTGTTCGTGAATCTGATCGGTCTCATCTTCATCGTCAGCATGTGCATCATGATCGGCATCGTCATGTTCGCCTTCTACGCCGACTGTCATCATCTTCAGTTCACCAACCTTATTTTTAGTGCAGATCAG CTGTTGCCACTGTATGTGATGGACATCCTAGGACACCTGCAAGGACTGCCGGGAGTGTTTGTCTCCTGCATCATCAGCGGGGGACTCAG ctcACTTTCCTCAGGTTTCAATGCAATAAGTGCCGTAATACCCAAAGACTTAATCCAGCCATTCTGCTGCAGCAAGATGTCGGACAGGACTGTAACTATTCTGTGCaagattattg tgttcattgTTGGCGTTCTGACGATAGCCCTGGCGTTTGTTGTGTCACAGTTGGGGAGCGTGATGCAG GCTGCTTACAGCGTGACAAGCGTACTCAGCGGTCCCATGTTTGGCCTCTTCGTCCTGGGGATGTTCTTCCCCTGGGCAAATTCGTGG GGTGCTCTGGCTGGGGGCCTGACGTCGGTTACACTTATGGTATGGATCTGTATTGGTGCATATCTGAACAAAGCTGCCTCCGGTGTTTTGTCATCCTTTTCAACCGACGGCTGCAACTGGAACGTCACGACACCGTCGGCTACGCTGGCAACTACTTCTGCACCATTAAACATAACCACAGACGATGCTGCCCTTCCTCCGCCAGGCTCAAG TGACCCTTTCTACCCACTGTATGAGTTATCGTACTTCAATTACTCTCCGACAGCCGTAGCGGTGGTTGTTGTAGTTGGCCTTGTCGTCAGCTTTATCACAG GAAGGACTGATCCTAAAACCTTGGACCCTCGCCTGATCTGCCCTCTGTTTGACCGCCTCTTCCCCTGCATGCCGGAGATAATACTCAGACCTCTCAGATGTGGCGTCAACCACGAAGGG AATCACGACAATACTACGAAATATACATTTGATAACACAGGCGGAATCGGGGACTCAAACAAGGCAATGTCCAAGTGTCATGATGATAGCCAGAAACCACGGCTCAACCAAAATGATGAGTCAAAAAATGGACATACCAATCCGGCTTTTATACAGTCGTATCTTTAA
- the LOC137284697 gene encoding sodium-coupled monocarboxylate transporter 1-like: MEDYSIITGKTKTFSVVDYVLFGLTLFISAAIGLAYAIIDRRKLSSKEYLFGGRQMSVIPVALSLLVTFLSAITILGTAAEMYRYTTMFWYLCLSFVFAIVLSVLLFVPFFYKLGITSVFQYLEMRFNKTVRIMAVVIFLIPTIIYVSFVLYAPSLAFNAVTGLDLWGSVAAIGAIATTYTALGGMKAVLWTDSFQAVVIVAGLLAVLIQGSINMGGFGNAWEIAANRSRINFHDFDPDPTTRHSFWSIVFGGGFVWLSLYGANQAQIQRALSCSTPRKAQLSLLINLPGLIFIITLCCMIGIVMFAFYADCHPLRFNNLIFSTDQLLPLFVMDILSQFQGLPGVFVSCVFSGSLSTLSSTLNAMGAVIPHDLILPFCCKKLSDRSMTILSKVTVFFMGGVMIACAYGVAQLGSVLQATYAVTSVLGGPMFGIFVLGMFFPWANSWGAIVGCLTSLAIMLWICIAAFVKRAFNAIPSAVSVMGCNWNITTTTMMTTLTTTMSTVNSTVAVTAPSVPKSSDPFYPLYTLSYLNYTATSVAIVVIVGLIVSFITGRTDPKSLDPRLICPLFDCLFPCLPEVILRPLRFGVNHERKYDVDATAGVFDKASKTPDVITKPNAVDRRQENGDGKFPVKHGVANMAYIDNDTISVHL; encoded by the exons ATGGAGGACTACAGCATCATCACCGGCAAAACGAAGACGTTTTCTGTCGTTGACTATGTCCTGTTTGGCCTCACATTGTTCATATCTGCAGCTATTGGACTGGCGTACGCCATCATAGACCGCAGGAAACTAAGTTCCAAGGAGTACCTGTTTGGGGGACGGCAGATGAGCGTTATACCCGTCGCCTTGTCACTGCTGGTGACGTTTCTATCTGCAATTACGATCCTGGGAACGGCGGCCGAGATGTACAGATACACCACGATGTTTTGGTATCTGTGTTTGTCTTTTGTATTCGCGATTGTGCTCTCAGTTCTACTATTTGTCCCATTCTTCTACAAACTGGGGATAACAAGCGTCTTCCag tATCTGGAAATGAGGTTCAACAAAACTGTCCGGATAATGGCGGTGGTAATCTTCCTAATTCCAACT ATAATATACGTGTCGTTTGTATTGTACGCCCCTAGCCTTGCATTCAATGCAG TGACAGGACTTGACCTTTGGGGTTCGGTCGCCGCTATTGGTGCTATAGCTACCACTTACACTGCATTA GGTGGCATGAAGGCTGTGCTGTGGACTGACAGTTTCCAAGCGGTAGTGATCGTTGCAGGTTTGCTGGCAGTGCTCATCCAAGGTTCCATCAACATGGGCGGCTTCGGTAACGCTTGGGAAATTGCTGCTAACCGGTCTAGGATCAACTTTCATGA CTTTGACCCCGACCCCACAACTCGACATTCCTTCTGGTCTATAGTGTTTGGTGGAGGTTTCGTCTGGCTAAGTCTCTATGGCGCGAACCAAGCCCAAATCCAGAGAGCTCTCTCCTGTTCGACCCCAAGGAAGGCACAACT ATCTCTGTTGATTAACCTGCCAGGACTAATCTTCATCATCACCCTTTGCTGCATGATCGGCATCGTCATGTTCGCCTTCTACGCCGACTGTCACCCGTTAAGATTCAACAACCTCATCTTCAGCACAGATCAG CTGCTGCCTCTGTTCGTCATGGACATTCTGAGTCAGTTCCAGGGATTGCCCGGGGTGTTTGTCTCATGCGTCTTCAGCGGAAGTCTGAG CACCCTGTCATCCACCCTGAATGCTATGGGGGCCGTCATACCACATGATCTGATCCTACCATTTTGCTGTAAGAAACTGTCTGACAGGAGTATGACCATTCTCTCCAAGGTCACGG TGTTCTTTATGGGTGGTGTGATGATAGCTTGTGCATATGGCGTGGCTCAGTTAGGAAGCGTCCTTCAG GCAACGTATGCTGTAACAAGCGTCCTGGGAGGGCCTATGTTCGGAATCTTTGTTTTGGGAATGTTCTTTCCATGGGCGAACTCTTGG GGTGCCATAGTTGGTTGTCTGACGTCCCTCGCCATTATGTTATGGATCTGCATAGCGGCCTTCGTCAAAAGAGCATTCAATGCCATTCCGTCTGCCGTATCTGTTATGGGCTGCAACTGGAACATCACAAcaacgacgatgatgacgacgctCACTACCACAATGTCCACCGTGAACTCCACCGTAGCTGTTACCGCTCCCTCGGTGCCAAAGTCAAG TGATCCCTTCTATCCATTGTACACGTTGTCGTATCTGAACTACACCGCCACGTCAGTTGCAATCGTGGTGATTGTTGGGCTCATCGTCAGCTTCATCACAG GAAGAACGGATCCCAAGAGTCTGGACCCACGACTCATATGTCCTCTATTTGACTGCCTCTTCCCCTGTTTGCCAGAGGTGATCCTCCGACCTCTAAGATTTGGAGTCAATCACGAAAGG AAGTACGACGTTGATGCAACAGCAGGAGTATTTGACAAAGCATCAAAGACGCCTGACGTAATTACAAAACCTAATGCGGTTGATCGAAGACAGGAAAACGGTGATGGCAAATTTCCAGTCAAACATGGCGTCGCCAACATGGCATATATAGATAATGACACAATTTCTGTTCATCTGTGA